One segment of Ficedula albicollis isolate OC2 chromosome 2, FicAlb1.5, whole genome shotgun sequence DNA contains the following:
- the PLAG1 gene encoding zinc finger protein PLAG1 isoform X2, whose amino-acid sequence MATHSPEKTHKCNYCEKMFHRKDHLKNHLHTHNPNKEAFKCEECGKNYNTKLGFKRHLALHAATSGDLTCKVCLQTFESTGVLLEHLKTHAGKSSGGVKEKKHQCEHCDRRFYTRKDVRRHMVVHTGRKDFLCQYCAQRFGRKDHLTRHMKKSHNQELLKVKTEPMDLLDPFTCNVSVPIKDELLPVMSLPSSELTSKPFTNTLQLNLYNTQIQSMQSSASAHQMVATSLPLGMPCPIDMESVHPSHQLSLKYPLGTTSYSISMPEKEQPLKGEIESYLMELQSGMPSSSQDSQASSSKLGLDPQVGPLDDGSGEVSLSKGSVPISEPLNAPSLDFSQLFNFIPVNGPPYNPSVSVGNLGMSYTQEEAHSSMTQLPPQTQDPQDPSNSIGLGSLHSLSAAFTSSLSTTTTLPRFHQAFQ is encoded by the coding sequence ATGGCTACTCATTCTCCTGAGAAAACCCACAAGTGTAATTATTGTGAGAAAATGTTTCACCGAAAAGATCACCTAAAGAATCACCTACATACACACAATCCCAACAAAGAGGCCTTTAAGTGTGAAGAATGTGGAAAGAACTACAATACCAAGCTTGGGTTCAAACGTCACCTGGCTTTGCATGCTGCAACAAGTGGTGACCTCACCTGTAAGGTATGTTTGCAGACTTTTGAAAGCAcaggagtgctgctggagcacctAAAAACTCATGCAGGCAAGTCATCGGGTGGagtgaaggagaaaaagcacCAGTGTGAACACTGTGACCGTCGGTTCTACACCCGAAAGGATGTCCGCAGACACATGGTAGTGCACACTGGAAGAAAGGACTTCCTCTGTCAGTACTGTGCACAGAGATTCGGGCGGAAGGACCACCTCACGCGCCACATGAAGAAAAGTCACAACCAAGAACTTTTGAAGGTCAAAACAGAGCCAATGGACCTTCTAGATCCCTTTACCTGCAATGTTTCTGTGCCTATTAAGGATGAGCTGCTTCCAGTGATGTCTTTACCTTCCAGTGAACTGACATCAAAGCCATTTACAAACACTTTGCAATTAAATCTCTACAACACTCAGATTCAGTCCATGCAGAGTTCTGCATCTGCACACCAAATGGTTGCCACATCCTTACCATTGGGAATGCCTTGTCCAATAGATATGGAGTCTGTCCACCCTTCTCACCAGCTATCGTTGAAATATCCGCTCGGTACTACCTCATACTCAATTTCTATGCCTGAAAAAGAACAGCCATTGAAAGGGGAAATCGAAAGTTACTTAATGGAGTTGCAAAGTGGTATGCCTTCTTCATCCCAGGATTCTCAAGCATCCTCATCAAAACTAGGGCTGGATCCACAAGTAGGGCCACTAGATGATGGGTCGGGGGAAGTTTCTCTTTCCAAGGGCTCCGTTCCTATTAGCGAACCTCTAAACGCCCCATCATTGGACTTTTCTCAGCTGTTCAACTTCATACCTGTAAATGGCCCTCCCTACAATCCTTCTGTTTCGGTGGGAAACCTCGGGATGAGTTACACGCAGGAGGAGGCACATTCTTCTATGACTCAACTTCCACCACAAACCCAGGATCCACAAGATCCTAGCAATAGTATAGGTCTTGGGTCTCTGCACTCGTTGTCAGCAGCTTTCACAAGCAGTCTAAGCACAACCACCACCCTACCACGATTTCATCAAGCTTTCCAATAG
- the PLAG1 gene encoding zinc finger protein PLAG1 isoform X1, giving the protein MATVIPGDLSEVRDTQKVPSGKRKRGETKPRKNFPCQLCDKAFNSVEKLKVHSYSHTGERPYKCTQQDCTKAFVSKYKLLRHMATHSPEKTHKCNYCEKMFHRKDHLKNHLHTHNPNKEAFKCEECGKNYNTKLGFKRHLALHAATSGDLTCKVCLQTFESTGVLLEHLKTHAGKSSGGVKEKKHQCEHCDRRFYTRKDVRRHMVVHTGRKDFLCQYCAQRFGRKDHLTRHMKKSHNQELLKVKTEPMDLLDPFTCNVSVPIKDELLPVMSLPSSELTSKPFTNTLQLNLYNTQIQSMQSSASAHQMVATSLPLGMPCPIDMESVHPSHQLSLKYPLGTTSYSISMPEKEQPLKGEIESYLMELQSGMPSSSQDSQASSSKLGLDPQVGPLDDGSGEVSLSKGSVPISEPLNAPSLDFSQLFNFIPVNGPPYNPSVSVGNLGMSYTQEEAHSSMTQLPPQTQDPQDPSNSIGLGSLHSLSAAFTSSLSTTTTLPRFHQAFQ; this is encoded by the exons ATGGCCACTGTCATTCCTGGTGATTTGTCAGAAGTAAGAGATACCCAGAAAGTCCCTTCAGGGAAACGTAAGCGTGGTGaaaccaaaccaagaaaaaactTTCCTTGCCAACTGTGTGACAAGGCCTTTAACAGTGTTGAGAAATTAAAGGTTCACTCATACTCTCACACAGGAGAGAGGCCCTACAAGTGCACACAACAAGACTGCACCAAGGCCTTTGTTTCTAAGTACAAATTACTAAG GCATATGGCTACTCATTCTCCTGAGAAAACCCACAAGTGTAATTATTGTGAGAAAATGTTTCACCGAAAAGATCACCTAAAGAATCACCTACATACACACAATCCCAACAAAGAGGCCTTTAAGTGTGAAGAATGTGGAAAGAACTACAATACCAAGCTTGGGTTCAAACGTCACCTGGCTTTGCATGCTGCAACAAGTGGTGACCTCACCTGTAAGGTATGTTTGCAGACTTTTGAAAGCAcaggagtgctgctggagcacctAAAAACTCATGCAGGCAAGTCATCGGGTGGagtgaaggagaaaaagcacCAGTGTGAACACTGTGACCGTCGGTTCTACACCCGAAAGGATGTCCGCAGACACATGGTAGTGCACACTGGAAGAAAGGACTTCCTCTGTCAGTACTGTGCACAGAGATTCGGGCGGAAGGACCACCTCACGCGCCACATGAAGAAAAGTCACAACCAAGAACTTTTGAAGGTCAAAACAGAGCCAATGGACCTTCTAGATCCCTTTACCTGCAATGTTTCTGTGCCTATTAAGGATGAGCTGCTTCCAGTGATGTCTTTACCTTCCAGTGAACTGACATCAAAGCCATTTACAAACACTTTGCAATTAAATCTCTACAACACTCAGATTCAGTCCATGCAGAGTTCTGCATCTGCACACCAAATGGTTGCCACATCCTTACCATTGGGAATGCCTTGTCCAATAGATATGGAGTCTGTCCACCCTTCTCACCAGCTATCGTTGAAATATCCGCTCGGTACTACCTCATACTCAATTTCTATGCCTGAAAAAGAACAGCCATTGAAAGGGGAAATCGAAAGTTACTTAATGGAGTTGCAAAGTGGTATGCCTTCTTCATCCCAGGATTCTCAAGCATCCTCATCAAAACTAGGGCTGGATCCACAAGTAGGGCCACTAGATGATGGGTCGGGGGAAGTTTCTCTTTCCAAGGGCTCCGTTCCTATTAGCGAACCTCTAAACGCCCCATCATTGGACTTTTCTCAGCTGTTCAACTTCATACCTGTAAATGGCCCTCCCTACAATCCTTCTGTTTCGGTGGGAAACCTCGGGATGAGTTACACGCAGGAGGAGGCACATTCTTCTATGACTCAACTTCCACCACAAACCCAGGATCCACAAGATCCTAGCAATAGTATAGGTCTTGGGTCTCTGCACTCGTTGTCAGCAGCTTTCACAAGCAGTCTAAGCACAACCACCACCCTACCACGATTTCATCAAGCTTTCCAATAG
- the MOS gene encoding proto-oncogene serine/threonine-protein kinase mos translates to MPSPIPLNCFLSFEYSPSADLRPCSSPLVILGKGSKSFLGGASSARTHRLPPRLSWCCIDWEQLCLLQPLGSGGFGSVYKATYHGATVAVKQVKKSSKNRLASRQSFWAELNVAQLQHDNVVRVVAASTCAPASENSLGTIIMEYVGNITLHHVIYGTGDAWRQGEDDEGGCGRTVLSMEEAVCYSCDIMTGLAFLHSQDVVHLDLKPANIFITEQGACKIGDFGCSQKLEKGLSHSTHICQQGGTYTHRAPELLKGERVTAKADIYSFAITLWQMVMREQPYLGERQHVLYAVVAYNLRPSLAAEVFHGPPAGRTLRSIISCCWHASVEERPSAEQLLPSLTALKQSL, encoded by the coding sequence ATGCCATCACCTATTCCTCTtaattgctttctttcttttgagtATTCCCCCTCTGCGGATTTGcgcccctgcagcagccctttaGTTATCCTTGGCAAAGGCAGCAAAAGCTTTCTGGGAGGAGCTTCTTCAGCCAGGACTCATCGCTTGCCTCCACGCCTGTCCTGGTGCTGCATTgactgggagcagctctgcctcctgcagcccctaGGGTCTGGGGGCTTTGGCTCTGTCTACAAAGCCACCTACCATGGTGCGACAGTGGCTGTGAAGCAGGTgaagaagagcagcaaaaacCGGCTGGCATCTCGGCAGAGCTTCTGGGCGGAGCTGAACgtggcccagctgcagcacgACAATGTGGTACGTGTGGTGGCTGCCAGCACGTGTGCCCCAGCCAGCGAGAACAGCCTGGGCACCATCATCATGGAGTACGTGGGTAACATCACTCTGCACCATGTGATCTATGGCACCGGGGATGCATGGAGACAGGGGGAGGATGATGAAGGAGGATGCGGAAGGACGGTCCTGAGCATGGAAGAGGCTGTGTGCTATTCTTGTGACATCATGACAGGCTTAGCCTTTCTGCACTCACAGGACGTTGTGCACTTGGACCTGAAGCCTGCAAACATTTTCATCACTGAGCAGGGAGCGTGCAAGATTGGAGACTTTGGGTGCTCCcagaagctggagaagggctTGTCGCACAGCACCCATATTTGCCAGCAGGGGGGCACGTACACACACCGCGCCCCCGAGCTGCTCAAGGGGGAGAGGGTGACGGCCAAAGCAGACATCTACTCGTTCGCCATCACCCTGTGGCAGATGGTGATGCGGGAGCAGCCGTACCTGGGCGAGCGGCAGCACGTGCTCTACGCCGTGGTCGCCTACAACCTGCGCCCTTCGCTGGCCGCCGAGGTGTTCCACGGGCCGCCCGCGGGCCGCACGCTGCGCAGCatcatcagctgctgctggcacgcCAGCGTGGAGGAGCGCCCCAGCGCCgagcagctgcttcccagcctcaCGGCCCTCAAGCAGAGCCTCTAG